Genomic segment of Clostridium sp. Marseille-P299:
CAGTTTTTCCCTCGGAAATAGCACCAAACATCACTGCACGATGAGAGATGGATTTGTCACCTGGTACGGATAAGCGACCAGATAATTGATGTACTTTTTCAAATTGCATAGTAATCTAAACTCCTTTTCCAATTTGGTTGCTTCGCAAATCGTTTGGATTCATTAACTGCGTTCATACAAAGTGTAATTATGTCCTTTTAACAAAGCTACGGCTTTTGTCAAATCATCTTCATTATAAAATTCGATACGCAATACACCTTGTTCAAATTCTCTGTTATGAACAATTCCAATATTTTTAATATTAATCGTATTACTTCCAAGAAGGGTTGCAATAATAGCAATCGCACCAACTTCATCTGTAATATCAATATAGATTTCATGAATGCGATTCATCATGCCACGACTGTTTGGAATTAGACTTCGATATGTATTGGCAGTATCAAAGATTTCATAAAGATATTGTTCATCCTCTTTTTCAAGGGCATCCACAACATGATTTAGGGAATCAATGTATTGTTTTAAGAAATGTTTGATACTTGAAGTATTTGTCAAACAAATATTTTGCCACATAATAGGAGAGGAGGAAGCTATTCTTGTAATATCTTTAAAACCGCCTGCAGCTAATGTACGCATTTTTTCTTCCGAATCATCCGAAGTGCGAACCAGATTTACGAGTTGAGCAGCAATGATATGTGGAACGTGACTGATTGCTGCTGTAATGTTATCATGCTCATTATAATCGATAACCAAAGGAATTGCATTCATTTTCTTAATTAAATTTGTGAAATAGCTAAGGACACCTTGATCGGTATCCTTAGTTGGTGTCAAAATATAGTATGCATTTTCAAGTAAT
This window contains:
- a CDS encoding prephenate dehydrogenase, whose product is MDTTIVGFIGFGLIGGSIARALKEIDGTIPSSLTKKNENPSETFYNIAYDYHTTGVNGGLSLALEDGTIDKISKNLSEDFKDCDIIFLCAPVLMNIEYLKHLKEIIKPTCIITDVGSVKGNIHEAVNELSLTKNFIGGHPMTGSERTGYANSNSLLLENAYYILTPTKDTDQGVLSYFTNLIKKMNAIPLVIDYNEHDNITAAISHVPHIIAAQLVNLVRTSDDSEEKMRTLAAGGFKDITRIASSSPIMWQNICLTNTSSIKHFLKQYIDSLNHVVDALEKEDEQYLYEIFDTANTYRSLIPNSRGMMNRIHEIYIDITDEVGAIAIIATLLGSNTINIKNIGIVHNREFEQGVLRIEFYNEDDLTKAVALLKGHNYTLYERS